The Bombus huntii isolate Logan2020A chromosome 6, iyBomHunt1.1, whole genome shotgun sequence genome window below encodes:
- the LOC126867041 gene encoding palmitoyltransferase ZDHHC18-A isoform X1, which yields MLHICTYEECMKQFAYIYKMPHITRKWELFPGRNRFCCDGRVMMAPQTGVFYVTVCLIAGTSGLFFAFDCPFLAVHITPAIPVIGGLLFIFVMSALFRTSFSDPGVIPRATLDEAAYIEKQIEVPNNGNSKMYRPPPRTKEVLVKGQPVKLKYCFTCKIFRPPRASHCSLCDNCVERFDHHCPWVGNCVGRRNYRYFYAFIVSLAFLCVFIFVCAVTHLVMLTKDVRPFLDAVRISPGSVVVAVICFFSVWSILGLAGFHTYLTTSNQTTNEDIKGSFSIKTGQESFNLYSQGNICGNCFYVLCGPAPPSLIDRRGIVTPEYRAEQERVGGDSVITNNKTYGTVKIVQPQSNGTAVQTNPSPDLTGSMNNLVSGQHSPQIESINGELSLLRHTAHYPEDLPKYPRRYINDIYAPAYPRQHCFQEPMKHVKYDTEITNPDFQKYPCRREENLHKYSHRCREEYHRCSDNNLIYDQCVGDQKYSIDLQKYLQRYSEDPIRYKIDDKTIYTDLQKFPQCYSEDPIRISQSQHTLKYNNLRCTVHGLKYPISKNLLPTVVMSRILGAGGMPIIGQNAIGLAVNRFGSGPLNNTFSYVENSLCPNDSTEEDLLNQRFIMSSISDNDDI from the exons ATGTTACATATTTGTACATACGAGGAGTGCATGAAGCAATTTGCTTACATTTACAAAATGCCGCATATAACACGAAAATGGGAACTTTTCCCAGGCAGAAATCGATTTTGCTGTGATGGCAGAGTAATGATGGCACCACAAACTGGAGTATTTTATGTGACTGTGTGCCTCATTGCTGGAACAAGTGGATTATTTTTTGCTTTTGA TTGTCCATTCTTAGCAGTTCATATAACACCTGCTATACCAGTTATTGGTGGtctgttatttatttttgtaatgtCTGCTTTGTTTAGAACAAGCTTTAGTGATCCTGGAGTTATTCCAAGAGCAACACTCGATGAAGCTGCCTATATTGAAAAACAAATTG AGGTACCAAACAATGGTAATTCTAAAATGTACAGACCACCACCTCGAACAAAAGAAGTATTAGTCAAAGGGCAACCAGTAAAgttgaaatattgttttacttgtaaaatattcagacCACCAAGAGCTTCACATTGCAGCTTATGTGACAATTGTGTAG agAGGTTTGATCATCATTGTCCATGGGTGGGGAATTGTGTTGGCAGAAGAAATTACAGATATTTTTATGCCTTTATTGTGTCCTTGGCATTTCTTTgtgtttttatatttgtatgtgcTGTTACACATTTAGTAATGC tCACAAAAGACGTTAGACCATTTTTAGACGCAGTAAGGATATCTCCTGGAAGTGTTGTTGTAGCAGTTATATGTTTTTTCTCTGTATGGAGTATTCTCGGTCTTGCTGGTTTTCATACATATTTAACTACTAGCAATCAGACAACTAACGAGGAT ataaaggggtcattttcaattaaaacaGGACAAGAaagttttaatttatatagcCAAGGAAATATATGTGGAAAttgtttttatgtattatgtgGACCAGCACCACCTAGTTTAATTG ATCGAAGAGGTATAGTAACTCCCGAATATCGTGCAGAGCAAGAAAGAGTTGGTGGTGACAGTGTAATtactaataataaaacatatgGTACAGTGAAAATCGTACAACCACAg TCTAATGGTACAGCTGTTCAAACAAATCCCAGCCCAGATCTCACAGGTTCCATGAACAATCTTGTTTCTGGTCAGCATTCACCACAAATTGAATCGATAAACGGTGAGTTAAGCCTTTTAAGGCATACCGCTCATTATCCCGAAGATCTTCCAAAATATCCACGTCGATATATTAATGACATTTATGCTCCGGCATATCCTCGGCAACATTGTTTTCAGGAACCTATGAAACATGTAAAGTATGATACAGAAATAACAAACCcagattttcaaaaatatccaTGTAGGCGTGAggaaaatttacataaatattctcATAGGTGTAGGGAAGAGTATCATAGATGTTCAGATAATAATTTGATATACGATCAATGTGTCGGTGATCAAAAATATAGTATTGATCTTCAAAAATATCTACAAAGATATTCTGAGGATCCTATACGATATAAAATTGATGACAAAACCATTTACACTGATCTCCAGAAATTTCCACAATGCTATTCTGAAGATCCAATACGAATTTCTCAATCTCAGCATACTCTCAAGTATAATAACTTGAGATGCACTGTTCACGGTTTAAAATATCCAATATCAAAGAACCTCTTGCCAACTGTTGTAATGTCACGAATATTAGGGGCAGGAGGAATGCCAATTATTGGTCAAAATGCAATAGGACTTGCAGTTAACAGATTTGGTTCAGGACCTTTAAATAATACTTTTTCttatgtagaaaattctttaTGTCCAAATGATAGCACTGAAGAAGATCTTTTAAATCAGAGATTTATCATGAGCTCAATAAGCGATAATGATGATATTTAA
- the LOC126867052 gene encoding zinc finger protein 3 homolog isoform X1, whose amino-acid sequence MWGAEEKNMAIVPSENYQLKWHSYGAHLHSSVATLLHSESFADVLLATSCGRHVAAHRFVLAACSSYLSHIFQTCHFGANTNAPIIVVLPTEIGYRTLKILIQYMYSGEATVTNDQLEGVLKAGDILRVRGLWRSNSGSKKENVQSNSQKVDRDKREQPPLTGQIQKIKLVQPSTEKIVENAQQTTPMQNDVQKPTSERKSTEKIEEKISEPESKVLEENKNIEQSKNNENLETNGKKRRITNSDVESNKSKSEDGENTELNLDLLVKDEPIWEEAMDDPSDSLTIDHEIDIKPEIVHSADEEEEYTPLTCDMCSQTFHQPSDWVRHIELTHADIAEGRRRRRKGEVDDDSKDFPPLKCDLCGDMYITPQEWVRHIQTEHTEEQLAVMNNSAPPKQRKLQSHQKLCNICKKEFPSHASMVIHQRTHTGEKPFLCSYCQKGFNVKSNLLRHLRTLHDKYVHPSLYGSNGNTNA is encoded by the exons ATGTGGGGTGCCGAAGAGA AAAACATGGCCATCGTTCCTTCGGAGAATTATCAACTTAAATGGCACAGTTATGGCGCGCATCTGCACAGCTCTGTCGCGACGTTACTCCATTCAGAATCCTTCGCAGATGTCTTGTTAGCAACGTCCTGTGGCCGGCACGTGGCGGCTCATCGATTTGTCCTTGCCGCTTGTTCGTCGTATCTCAGTCACATTTTTCAAACATGTCATTTTGGTGCAAATACGAACGCTCCAATAATTGTG GTATTACCAACAGAAATTGGATATCGCACATTAAAAATTCTGATTCAATACATGTACAGCGGTGAAGCTACCGTGACAAATGATCAATTAGAAGGTGTATTAAAAGCAGGTGATATACTGCGTGTACGCGGTTTATGGAGATCCAATAGCGGAAGTAAAAAGGAGAATGTACAATCGAATAGCCAGAAGGTGGATCGAGACAAACGGGAGCAGCCACCTTTAACCGGTCAAATTCAAAAAATCAAATTGGTTCAACCAAGTACAGAGAAAATTGTCGAAAATGCGCAACAGACTACGCCAATGCAAAATGACGTTCAGAAACCTACCTCAGAGAGAAAGAGTACTGAGAAAATCGAGGAGAAGATTAGCGAACCAGAATCGAAAGTTTTGGAGGAAAATAAGAATATCGAACAGAGTAAGAATAACGAAAATCTGGAGACCAatgggaaaaaaagaagaattactAACAGCGATGTGGAATCTAACAAATCTAAAAGCGAAGATGGTGAAAAC ACCGAATTGAACTTGGATCTTTTAGTGAAAGATGAACCAATTTGGGAAGAAGCTATGGATGATCCATCGGATTCATTAACGATAGATCATGAGATCGATATAAAACCG GAAATCGTACATAGCGCAGATGAGGAGGAAGAATACACCCCGCTAACATGCGACATGTGCAGTCAAACATTTCATCAGCCATCGGATTGGGTAAGACACATTGAATTGACACACGCTGATATAGCCGAAGGTaggagaagaaggagaaag GGCGAAGTGGATGACGACAGCAAGGATTTTCCACCTTTAAAATGTGATCTTTGTGGTGACATGTACATAACGCCTCAAGAATGGGTACGCCATATACAGACAGAACATACAGAAGAGCAGTTAGCTGTGATGAATAACTCGGCGCCTCCTAAACAAAGAAAGCTTCAAAGTCATCAAAAATTGTGCAACATttgtaaaaaagaatttcCAAGCCATGCATCCATGGTAATTCACCAAAGAACGCATACAGGGGAAAAGCCTTTTCTTTGTTCCTATTGTCAAAAAGGCTTTAACGTAAAAAGTAATTTACTAAGGCATTTAAGGACATTGCATGACAAGTATGTACATCCCAGCTTATATGGGAGTAATGGCAACACGAATGCTTAA
- the LOC126867052 gene encoding zinc finger protein 3 homolog isoform X3 encodes MAIVPSENYQLKWHSYGAHLHSSVATLLHSESFADVLLATSCGRHVAAHRFVLAACSSYLSHIFQTCHFGANTNAPIIVVLPTEIGYRTLKILIQYMYSGEATVTNDQLEGVLKAGDILRVRGLWRSNSGSKKENVQSNSQKVDRDKREQPPLTGQIQKIKLVQPSTEKIVENAQQTTPMQNDVQKPTSERKSTEKIEEKISEPESKVLEENKNIEQSKNNENLETNGKKRRITNSDVESNKSKSEDGENTELNLDLLVKDEPIWEEAMDDPSDSLTIDHEIDIKPEIVHSADEEEEYTPLTCDMCSQTFHQPSDWVRHIELTHADIAEGRRRRRKGEVDDDSKDFPPLKCDLCGDMYITPQEWVRHIQTEHTEEQLAVMNNSAPPKQRKLQSHQKLCNICKKEFPSHASMVIHQRTHTGEKPFLCSYCQKGFNVKSNLLRHLRTLHDKYVHPSLYGSNGNTNA; translated from the exons ATGGCCATCGTTCCTTCGGAGAATTATCAACTTAAATGGCACAGTTATGGCGCGCATCTGCACAGCTCTGTCGCGACGTTACTCCATTCAGAATCCTTCGCAGATGTCTTGTTAGCAACGTCCTGTGGCCGGCACGTGGCGGCTCATCGATTTGTCCTTGCCGCTTGTTCGTCGTATCTCAGTCACATTTTTCAAACATGTCATTTTGGTGCAAATACGAACGCTCCAATAATTGTG GTATTACCAACAGAAATTGGATATCGCACATTAAAAATTCTGATTCAATACATGTACAGCGGTGAAGCTACCGTGACAAATGATCAATTAGAAGGTGTATTAAAAGCAGGTGATATACTGCGTGTACGCGGTTTATGGAGATCCAATAGCGGAAGTAAAAAGGAGAATGTACAATCGAATAGCCAGAAGGTGGATCGAGACAAACGGGAGCAGCCACCTTTAACCGGTCAAATTCAAAAAATCAAATTGGTTCAACCAAGTACAGAGAAAATTGTCGAAAATGCGCAACAGACTACGCCAATGCAAAATGACGTTCAGAAACCTACCTCAGAGAGAAAGAGTACTGAGAAAATCGAGGAGAAGATTAGCGAACCAGAATCGAAAGTTTTGGAGGAAAATAAGAATATCGAACAGAGTAAGAATAACGAAAATCTGGAGACCAatgggaaaaaaagaagaattactAACAGCGATGTGGAATCTAACAAATCTAAAAGCGAAGATGGTGAAAAC ACCGAATTGAACTTGGATCTTTTAGTGAAAGATGAACCAATTTGGGAAGAAGCTATGGATGATCCATCGGATTCATTAACGATAGATCATGAGATCGATATAAAACCG GAAATCGTACATAGCGCAGATGAGGAGGAAGAATACACCCCGCTAACATGCGACATGTGCAGTCAAACATTTCATCAGCCATCGGATTGGGTAAGACACATTGAATTGACACACGCTGATATAGCCGAAGGTaggagaagaaggagaaag GGCGAAGTGGATGACGACAGCAAGGATTTTCCACCTTTAAAATGTGATCTTTGTGGTGACATGTACATAACGCCTCAAGAATGGGTACGCCATATACAGACAGAACATACAGAAGAGCAGTTAGCTGTGATGAATAACTCGGCGCCTCCTAAACAAAGAAAGCTTCAAAGTCATCAAAAATTGTGCAACATttgtaaaaaagaatttcCAAGCCATGCATCCATGGTAATTCACCAAAGAACGCATACAGGGGAAAAGCCTTTTCTTTGTTCCTATTGTCAAAAAGGCTTTAACGTAAAAAGTAATTTACTAAGGCATTTAAGGACATTGCATGACAAGTATGTACATCCCAGCTTATATGGGAGTAATGGCAACACGAATGCTTAA
- the LOC126867041 gene encoding palmitoyltransferase app isoform X2 encodes MLHICTYEECMKQFAYIYKMPHITRKWELFPGRNRFCCDGRVMMAPQTGVFYVTVCLIAGTSGLFFAFDCPFLAVHITPAIPVIGGLLFIFVMSALFRTSFSDPGVIPRATLDEAAYIEKQIEVPNNGNSKMYRPPPRTKEVLVKGQPVKLKYCFTCKIFRPPRASHCSLCDNCVERFDHHCPWVGNCVGRRNYRYFYAFIVSLAFLCVFIFVCAVTHLVMLTKDVRPFLDAVRISPGSVVVAVICFFSVWSILGLAGFHTYLTTSNQTTNEDIKGSFSIKTGQESFNLYSQGNICGNCFYVLCGPAPPSLIDRRGIVTPEYRAEQERVGGDSVITNNKTYGTVKIVQPQSNGTAVQTNPSPDLTGSMNNLVSGQHSPQIESINGSTTNSVSQLVTNEVPLASLNIAPIDIDEIAPLPSRQSVVVSSTLDTSSIPSVTVTTPLSASRLRLLQDTTMIESALDLDSLEDASVGRGSQAGLIKMGAV; translated from the exons ATGTTACATATTTGTACATACGAGGAGTGCATGAAGCAATTTGCTTACATTTACAAAATGCCGCATATAACACGAAAATGGGAACTTTTCCCAGGCAGAAATCGATTTTGCTGTGATGGCAGAGTAATGATGGCACCACAAACTGGAGTATTTTATGTGACTGTGTGCCTCATTGCTGGAACAAGTGGATTATTTTTTGCTTTTGA TTGTCCATTCTTAGCAGTTCATATAACACCTGCTATACCAGTTATTGGTGGtctgttatttatttttgtaatgtCTGCTTTGTTTAGAACAAGCTTTAGTGATCCTGGAGTTATTCCAAGAGCAACACTCGATGAAGCTGCCTATATTGAAAAACAAATTG AGGTACCAAACAATGGTAATTCTAAAATGTACAGACCACCACCTCGAACAAAAGAAGTATTAGTCAAAGGGCAACCAGTAAAgttgaaatattgttttacttgtaaaatattcagacCACCAAGAGCTTCACATTGCAGCTTATGTGACAATTGTGTAG agAGGTTTGATCATCATTGTCCATGGGTGGGGAATTGTGTTGGCAGAAGAAATTACAGATATTTTTATGCCTTTATTGTGTCCTTGGCATTTCTTTgtgtttttatatttgtatgtgcTGTTACACATTTAGTAATGC tCACAAAAGACGTTAGACCATTTTTAGACGCAGTAAGGATATCTCCTGGAAGTGTTGTTGTAGCAGTTATATGTTTTTTCTCTGTATGGAGTATTCTCGGTCTTGCTGGTTTTCATACATATTTAACTACTAGCAATCAGACAACTAACGAGGAT ataaaggggtcattttcaattaaaacaGGACAAGAaagttttaatttatatagcCAAGGAAATATATGTGGAAAttgtttttatgtattatgtgGACCAGCACCACCTAGTTTAATTG ATCGAAGAGGTATAGTAACTCCCGAATATCGTGCAGAGCAAGAAAGAGTTGGTGGTGACAGTGTAATtactaataataaaacatatgGTACAGTGAAAATCGTACAACCACAg TCTAATGGTACAGCTGTTCAAACAAATCCCAGCCCAGATCTCACAGGTTCCATGAACAATCTTGTTTCTGGTCAGCATTCACCACAAATTGAATCGATAAACG GTAGTACTACAAACAGCGTGAGTCAACTTGTTACCAATGAAGTACCACTAGCATCACTTAATATAGCTCCAATTGATATCGATGAAATCGCTCCGCTGCCTTCCCGTCAAAGTGTTGTGGTTTCATCCACGTTAGATACGTCCTCTATACCTTCGGTAACTGTAACAACACCTTTGTCTGCATCTAGACTTAGATTGTTACAAGATACTACCATGATAGAGTCTGCTTTAGACTTAGATTCGCTGGAAGACGCAAGCGTCGGTAGAGGCAGTCAGGCAGGACTTATAAAAATGGGAGCAGTATAA
- the LOC126867052 gene encoding zinc finger protein 3 homolog isoform X2 encodes MSSENMAIVPSENYQLKWHSYGAHLHSSVATLLHSESFADVLLATSCGRHVAAHRFVLAACSSYLSHIFQTCHFGANTNAPIIVVLPTEIGYRTLKILIQYMYSGEATVTNDQLEGVLKAGDILRVRGLWRSNSGSKKENVQSNSQKVDRDKREQPPLTGQIQKIKLVQPSTEKIVENAQQTTPMQNDVQKPTSERKSTEKIEEKISEPESKVLEENKNIEQSKNNENLETNGKKRRITNSDVESNKSKSEDGENTELNLDLLVKDEPIWEEAMDDPSDSLTIDHEIDIKPEIVHSADEEEEYTPLTCDMCSQTFHQPSDWVRHIELTHADIAEGRRRRRKGEVDDDSKDFPPLKCDLCGDMYITPQEWVRHIQTEHTEEQLAVMNNSAPPKQRKLQSHQKLCNICKKEFPSHASMVIHQRTHTGEKPFLCSYCQKGFNVKSNLLRHLRTLHDKYVHPSLYGSNGNTNA; translated from the exons ATGTCGTCAG AAAACATGGCCATCGTTCCTTCGGAGAATTATCAACTTAAATGGCACAGTTATGGCGCGCATCTGCACAGCTCTGTCGCGACGTTACTCCATTCAGAATCCTTCGCAGATGTCTTGTTAGCAACGTCCTGTGGCCGGCACGTGGCGGCTCATCGATTTGTCCTTGCCGCTTGTTCGTCGTATCTCAGTCACATTTTTCAAACATGTCATTTTGGTGCAAATACGAACGCTCCAATAATTGTG GTATTACCAACAGAAATTGGATATCGCACATTAAAAATTCTGATTCAATACATGTACAGCGGTGAAGCTACCGTGACAAATGATCAATTAGAAGGTGTATTAAAAGCAGGTGATATACTGCGTGTACGCGGTTTATGGAGATCCAATAGCGGAAGTAAAAAGGAGAATGTACAATCGAATAGCCAGAAGGTGGATCGAGACAAACGGGAGCAGCCACCTTTAACCGGTCAAATTCAAAAAATCAAATTGGTTCAACCAAGTACAGAGAAAATTGTCGAAAATGCGCAACAGACTACGCCAATGCAAAATGACGTTCAGAAACCTACCTCAGAGAGAAAGAGTACTGAGAAAATCGAGGAGAAGATTAGCGAACCAGAATCGAAAGTTTTGGAGGAAAATAAGAATATCGAACAGAGTAAGAATAACGAAAATCTGGAGACCAatgggaaaaaaagaagaattactAACAGCGATGTGGAATCTAACAAATCTAAAAGCGAAGATGGTGAAAAC ACCGAATTGAACTTGGATCTTTTAGTGAAAGATGAACCAATTTGGGAAGAAGCTATGGATGATCCATCGGATTCATTAACGATAGATCATGAGATCGATATAAAACCG GAAATCGTACATAGCGCAGATGAGGAGGAAGAATACACCCCGCTAACATGCGACATGTGCAGTCAAACATTTCATCAGCCATCGGATTGGGTAAGACACATTGAATTGACACACGCTGATATAGCCGAAGGTaggagaagaaggagaaag GGCGAAGTGGATGACGACAGCAAGGATTTTCCACCTTTAAAATGTGATCTTTGTGGTGACATGTACATAACGCCTCAAGAATGGGTACGCCATATACAGACAGAACATACAGAAGAGCAGTTAGCTGTGATGAATAACTCGGCGCCTCCTAAACAAAGAAAGCTTCAAAGTCATCAAAAATTGTGCAACATttgtaaaaaagaatttcCAAGCCATGCATCCATGGTAATTCACCAAAGAACGCATACAGGGGAAAAGCCTTTTCTTTGTTCCTATTGTCAAAAAGGCTTTAACGTAAAAAGTAATTTACTAAGGCATTTAAGGACATTGCATGACAAGTATGTACATCCCAGCTTATATGGGAGTAATGGCAACACGAATGCTTAA